The following coding sequences are from one Gadus morhua chromosome 10, gadMor3.0, whole genome shotgun sequence window:
- the ablim3 gene encoding actin-binding LIM protein 3 isoform X4: protein MSSSGTHQQGTAAGGRGASSGSIRCQRCREVCKGEVVRVQDTHFHVKCFTCTVCNCDLARSGFFQKKGEYVCTADYQRLYGTRCDRCDGFITGEVVSALGRTYHPRCFVCSLCRKPFPIGDRVTFSGKDCVCQQCSHTLVKPNEPIRIHGPSHCAGCGDEIKQGQSLLALEKQWHVSCFRCHTCSIALTGEYISKDGVPYCETHYHAQFGVKCETCCRYISGRVLEAGGKHYHPTCARCSRCNLMFKEGEEMYLTGNEVWHPLCKQAARAERRLRHRRLSEASISPPGSSIGSPSRVICSLGTLSPCSQDYDSPDMKQRRCSSPGYIDSPTFSRQGMSPSMPRSPLHYGYPGSESGRSSPYYGQDGRSITPTMYQPPKHFHVPATGDPNLYRKPPIYKKTATKSRTSEDILRSSRLSTYSPESYAQSESDYYPYTSSPRTYRAPRRRFSTGGDEETWNHGLQRIGSGIGRLILKEEMKARSGSYDNDPWGSARNSRSGSKETLNTTGYGSTAYNNTVNGSPQTQYSTNSDYGCKSASLPGYGRNGIQRPQSADCYQYQYDSSSEVNWGSREYQIYPYEALIVTTRGRNKLPKDVNRARLERHLSGEEFVQVFGMTVEDFDRLALWKRNELKKQARLF, encoded by the exons TGTGCAACTGCGACCTGGCCCGCTCTGGGTTCTTCCAAAAGAAGGGCGAGTATGTGTGCACGGCGGACTACCAGAGGCTGTACGGAACCCGCTGCGACCGCTGCGACGGCTTCATCACCGGGGAGGTTGTGTCCGCACTGGGCCGCACTTACCACCCCCGCTGCTTCGTCTGCAGCCTCTGCAG GAAACCCTTTCCCATTGGAGACAGAGTGACCTTCAGCGGAAAAGACTGTGTGTGCCAACAGTGCTCACACACCCTGGTCAAACCAAATGAACCAATCAGGATCCATGGACCCAGTC acTGTGCGGGGTGTGGGGATGAGATCAAGCAGGGTCAGTCTCTCCTGGCGCTAGAGAAGCAGTGGCACGTCAGCTGCTTCAGGTGCCATACCTGCAGCATCGCTCTCACTGGGGAGTACATCAGCAA GGACGGAGTGCCGTACTGCGAGACCCACTACCACGCCCAGTTCGGGGTGAAATGTGAGACGTGTTGCAGATACATCAGTGGCCGGGTTCTGGAG GCTGGAGGGAAGCACTACCACCCAACCTGTGCTCGTTGCTCTCGCTGCAACCTGATGTTCAAAGAGGGCGAGGAGATGTATCTGACAG GAAACGAGGTGTGGCACCCGTTGTGTAAGCAGGCTGCAAGGGCCGAGCGGAGACTcagg CACAGGCGCCTATCAGAGGCCTCCATCTCTCCACCGGGCTCCTCCATTGGCTCACCCAGCAGGGTGATATGC TCCCTTGGGACTCTGTCTCCGTGTTCCCAG GACTACGACAGCCCTGATATGAAGCAGAGAAGGTGCTCCAGTCCGGGATACATCGACTCGCCAACGTTCAGCCGCCAGGGAATGTCCCCCAGCATGCCTCGCTCCCCACTTCACTACGGCTACCCCG GTTCTGAAAGTGGGAGGAGCTCACCTTACTATGGACAGGATGGGCGGTCCATCACCCCTACCATGTATCAGCCCCCAAAACACTTCCACGTCCCAG caaCAGGGGACCCTAACCTCTACAGGAAGCCGCCCATCTATAAGAAGACGG CCACTAAAAGCAGGACCAGCGAGGACATCCTCCGATCTTCCAGGCTCTCCACCTATTCTCCAGAGTCCTACGCCCAGTCCGAGTCCGACTACTACCCCTACACCAGTTCACCTCGAA CGTACCGTGCTCCTCGGAGGCGCTTCTCcacaggaggagatgaggagaccTGGAATCACGGCCTTCAAAGA ATTGGGAGTGGCATCGGCAGGTTGATCCTAAAGGAGGAGATGAAAGCCAGATCTGGTTCCTATGACAACGACCCCTGGGGCAGTGCAAGGAATTCTCGCAGTGGGAGCAAGGAGACACTCAACACCACGGGCTACGGCTCCACGGCGTACAACAACACTGTCAACGGAT CTCCCCAAACTCAGTACTCCACCAACAGCG ACTATGGCTGTAAGTCAGCCTCTCTTCCTGGATACGGACGCAACGGAATCCAAAGG CCTCAGAGTGCCGACTGCTACCAGTACCAGTATGACTCCAGCAGTGAAGTTAACTGGGGAAGCAGAG AATACCAG ATTTATCCATATGAAGCACTCATTgtcaccactagagggcggaATAAGCTCCCAAAAGACGTAAACAGAGCAAGACTGGAG CGCCACCTGTCTGGGGAGGAGTTTGTCCAGGTGTTCGGGATGACGGTGGAGGACTTCGACCGGCTGGCTCTGTGGAAGAGGAACGAGCTGAAGAAGCAGGCTCGCCTCTTCTAA
- the ablim3 gene encoding actin-binding LIM protein 3 isoform X2: MSSSGTHQQGTAAGGRGASSGSIRCQRCREVCKGEVVRVQDTHFHVKCFTCTVCNCDLARSGFFQKKGEYVCTADYQRLYGTRCDRCDGFITGEVVSALGRTYHPRCFVCSLCRKPFPIGDRVTFSGKDCVCQQCSHTLVKPNEPIRIHGPSHCAGCGDEIKQGQSLLALEKQWHVSCFRCHTCSIALTGEYISKDGVPYCETHYHAQFGVKCETCCRYISGRVLEAGGKHYHPTCARCSRCNLMFKEGEEMYLTGNEVWHPLCKQAARAERRLRHRRLSEASISPPGSSIGSPSRVICARLESQILNYKDLAALPRVKAIYERQPDLIASAQQPHHRYMSEDDRLDTYSYGESLGTLSPCSQDYDSPDMKQRRCSSPGYIDSPTFSRQGMSPSMPRSPLHYGYPGSESGRSSPYYGQDGRSITPTMYQPPKHFHVPDNHPDAATKSRTSEDILRSSRLSTYSPESYAQSESDYYPYTSSPRTYRAPRRRFSTGGDEETWNHGLQRIGSGIGRLILKEEMKARSGSYDNDPWGSARNSRSGSKETLNTTGYGSTAYNNTVNGSPQTQYSTNSDYGCKSASLPGYGRNGIQRPQSADCYQYQYDSSSEVNWGSREYQIYPYEALIVTTRGRNKLPKDVNRARLERHLSGEEFVQVFGMTVEDFDRLALWKRNELKKQARLF; this comes from the exons TGTGCAACTGCGACCTGGCCCGCTCTGGGTTCTTCCAAAAGAAGGGCGAGTATGTGTGCACGGCGGACTACCAGAGGCTGTACGGAACCCGCTGCGACCGCTGCGACGGCTTCATCACCGGGGAGGTTGTGTCCGCACTGGGCCGCACTTACCACCCCCGCTGCTTCGTCTGCAGCCTCTGCAG GAAACCCTTTCCCATTGGAGACAGAGTGACCTTCAGCGGAAAAGACTGTGTGTGCCAACAGTGCTCACACACCCTGGTCAAACCAAATGAACCAATCAGGATCCATGGACCCAGTC acTGTGCGGGGTGTGGGGATGAGATCAAGCAGGGTCAGTCTCTCCTGGCGCTAGAGAAGCAGTGGCACGTCAGCTGCTTCAGGTGCCATACCTGCAGCATCGCTCTCACTGGGGAGTACATCAGCAA GGACGGAGTGCCGTACTGCGAGACCCACTACCACGCCCAGTTCGGGGTGAAATGTGAGACGTGTTGCAGATACATCAGTGGCCGGGTTCTGGAG GCTGGAGGGAAGCACTACCACCCAACCTGTGCTCGTTGCTCTCGCTGCAACCTGATGTTCAAAGAGGGCGAGGAGATGTATCTGACAG GAAACGAGGTGTGGCACCCGTTGTGTAAGCAGGCTGCAAGGGCCGAGCGGAGACTcagg CACAGGCGCCTATCAGAGGCCTCCATCTCTCCACCGGGCTCCTCCATTGGCTCACCCAGCAGGGTGATATGC GCCAGATTGGAGAGTCAGATTCTAAATTATAAGGACTTGGCCGCCCTGCCCAGGGTCAAGGCCATATACGAGAGGCAGCCGGATCTCATAGCCTCCGCTCAACAGCCGCACCACAGATACATGTCAGAGGATGACAGGCTAGACACTTACAGCTATGGGGAG TCCCTTGGGACTCTGTCTCCGTGTTCCCAG GACTACGACAGCCCTGATATGAAGCAGAGAAGGTGCTCCAGTCCGGGATACATCGACTCGCCAACGTTCAGCCGCCAGGGAATGTCCCCCAGCATGCCTCGCTCCCCACTTCACTACGGCTACCCCG GTTCTGAAAGTGGGAGGAGCTCACCTTACTATGGACAGGATGGGCGGTCCATCACCCCTACCATGTATCAGCCCCCAAAACACTTCCACGTCCCAG ACAATCACCCGGACGCAGCCACTAAAAGCAGGACCAGCGAGGACATCCTCCGATCTTCCAGGCTCTCCACCTATTCTCCAGAGTCCTACGCCCAGTCCGAGTCCGACTACTACCCCTACACCAGTTCACCTCGAA CGTACCGTGCTCCTCGGAGGCGCTTCTCcacaggaggagatgaggagaccTGGAATCACGGCCTTCAAAGA ATTGGGAGTGGCATCGGCAGGTTGATCCTAAAGGAGGAGATGAAAGCCAGATCTGGTTCCTATGACAACGACCCCTGGGGCAGTGCAAGGAATTCTCGCAGTGGGAGCAAGGAGACACTCAACACCACGGGCTACGGCTCCACGGCGTACAACAACACTGTCAACGGAT CTCCCCAAACTCAGTACTCCACCAACAGCG ACTATGGCTGTAAGTCAGCCTCTCTTCCTGGATACGGACGCAACGGAATCCAAAGG CCTCAGAGTGCCGACTGCTACCAGTACCAGTATGACTCCAGCAGTGAAGTTAACTGGGGAAGCAGAG AATACCAG ATTTATCCATATGAAGCACTCATTgtcaccactagagggcggaATAAGCTCCCAAAAGACGTAAACAGAGCAAGACTGGAG CGCCACCTGTCTGGGGAGGAGTTTGTCCAGGTGTTCGGGATGACGGTGGAGGACTTCGACCGGCTGGCTCTGTGGAAGAGGAACGAGCTGAAGAAGCAGGCTCGCCTCTTCTAA
- the ablim3 gene encoding actin-binding LIM protein 3 isoform X1 gives MSSSGTHQQGTAAGGRGASSGSIRCQRCREVCKGEVVRVQDTHFHVKCFTCTVCNCDLARSGFFQKKGEYVCTADYQRLYGTRCDRCDGFITGEVVSALGRTYHPRCFVCSLCRKPFPIGDRVTFSGKDCVCQQCSHTLVKPNEPIRIHGPSHCAGCGDEIKQGQSLLALEKQWHVSCFRCHTCSIALTGEYISKDGVPYCETHYHAQFGVKCETCCRYISGRVLEAGGKHYHPTCARCSRCNLMFKEGEEMYLTGNEVWHPLCKQAARAERRLRHRRLSEASISPPGSSIGSPSRVICARLESQILNYKDLAALPRVKAIYERQPDLIASAQQPHHRYMSEDDRLDTYSYGESLGTLSPCSQDYDSPDMKQRRCSSPGYIDSPTFSRQGMSPSMPRSPLHYGYPGSESGRSSPYYGQDGRSITPTMYQPPKHFHVPATGDPNLYRKPPIYKKTATKSRTSEDILRSSRLSTYSPESYAQSESDYYPYTSSPRTYRAPRRRFSTGGDEETWNHGLQRIGSGIGRLILKEEMKARSGSYDNDPWGSARNSRSGSKETLNTTGYGSTAYNNTVNGSPQTQYSTNSDYGCKSASLPGYGRNGIQRPQSADCYQYQYDSSSEVNWGSREYQIYPYEALIVTTRGRNKLPKDVNRARLERHLSGEEFVQVFGMTVEDFDRLALWKRNELKKQARLF, from the exons TGTGCAACTGCGACCTGGCCCGCTCTGGGTTCTTCCAAAAGAAGGGCGAGTATGTGTGCACGGCGGACTACCAGAGGCTGTACGGAACCCGCTGCGACCGCTGCGACGGCTTCATCACCGGGGAGGTTGTGTCCGCACTGGGCCGCACTTACCACCCCCGCTGCTTCGTCTGCAGCCTCTGCAG GAAACCCTTTCCCATTGGAGACAGAGTGACCTTCAGCGGAAAAGACTGTGTGTGCCAACAGTGCTCACACACCCTGGTCAAACCAAATGAACCAATCAGGATCCATGGACCCAGTC acTGTGCGGGGTGTGGGGATGAGATCAAGCAGGGTCAGTCTCTCCTGGCGCTAGAGAAGCAGTGGCACGTCAGCTGCTTCAGGTGCCATACCTGCAGCATCGCTCTCACTGGGGAGTACATCAGCAA GGACGGAGTGCCGTACTGCGAGACCCACTACCACGCCCAGTTCGGGGTGAAATGTGAGACGTGTTGCAGATACATCAGTGGCCGGGTTCTGGAG GCTGGAGGGAAGCACTACCACCCAACCTGTGCTCGTTGCTCTCGCTGCAACCTGATGTTCAAAGAGGGCGAGGAGATGTATCTGACAG GAAACGAGGTGTGGCACCCGTTGTGTAAGCAGGCTGCAAGGGCCGAGCGGAGACTcagg CACAGGCGCCTATCAGAGGCCTCCATCTCTCCACCGGGCTCCTCCATTGGCTCACCCAGCAGGGTGATATGC GCCAGATTGGAGAGTCAGATTCTAAATTATAAGGACTTGGCCGCCCTGCCCAGGGTCAAGGCCATATACGAGAGGCAGCCGGATCTCATAGCCTCCGCTCAACAGCCGCACCACAGATACATGTCAGAGGATGACAGGCTAGACACTTACAGCTATGGGGAG TCCCTTGGGACTCTGTCTCCGTGTTCCCAG GACTACGACAGCCCTGATATGAAGCAGAGAAGGTGCTCCAGTCCGGGATACATCGACTCGCCAACGTTCAGCCGCCAGGGAATGTCCCCCAGCATGCCTCGCTCCCCACTTCACTACGGCTACCCCG GTTCTGAAAGTGGGAGGAGCTCACCTTACTATGGACAGGATGGGCGGTCCATCACCCCTACCATGTATCAGCCCCCAAAACACTTCCACGTCCCAG caaCAGGGGACCCTAACCTCTACAGGAAGCCGCCCATCTATAAGAAGACGG CCACTAAAAGCAGGACCAGCGAGGACATCCTCCGATCTTCCAGGCTCTCCACCTATTCTCCAGAGTCCTACGCCCAGTCCGAGTCCGACTACTACCCCTACACCAGTTCACCTCGAA CGTACCGTGCTCCTCGGAGGCGCTTCTCcacaggaggagatgaggagaccTGGAATCACGGCCTTCAAAGA ATTGGGAGTGGCATCGGCAGGTTGATCCTAAAGGAGGAGATGAAAGCCAGATCTGGTTCCTATGACAACGACCCCTGGGGCAGTGCAAGGAATTCTCGCAGTGGGAGCAAGGAGACACTCAACACCACGGGCTACGGCTCCACGGCGTACAACAACACTGTCAACGGAT CTCCCCAAACTCAGTACTCCACCAACAGCG ACTATGGCTGTAAGTCAGCCTCTCTTCCTGGATACGGACGCAACGGAATCCAAAGG CCTCAGAGTGCCGACTGCTACCAGTACCAGTATGACTCCAGCAGTGAAGTTAACTGGGGAAGCAGAG AATACCAG ATTTATCCATATGAAGCACTCATTgtcaccactagagggcggaATAAGCTCCCAAAAGACGTAAACAGAGCAAGACTGGAG CGCCACCTGTCTGGGGAGGAGTTTGTCCAGGTGTTCGGGATGACGGTGGAGGACTTCGACCGGCTGGCTCTGTGGAAGAGGAACGAGCTGAAGAAGCAGGCTCGCCTCTTCTAA
- the ablim3 gene encoding actin-binding LIM protein 3 isoform X3: MSSSGTHQQGTAAGGRGASSGSIRCQRCREVCKGEVVRVQDTHFHVKCFTCTVCNCDLARSGFFQKKGEYVCTADYQRLYGTRCDRCDGFITGEVVSALGRTYHPRCFVCSLCRKPFPIGDRVTFSGKDCVCQQCSHTLVKPNEPIRIHGPSHCAGCGDEIKQGQSLLALEKQWHVSCFRCHTCSIALTGEYISKDGVPYCETHYHAQFGVKCETCCRYISGRVLEAGGKHYHPTCARCSRCNLMFKEGEEMYLTGNEVWHPLCKQAARAERRLRHRRLSEASISPPGSSIGSPSRVICARLESQILNYKDLAALPRVKAIYERQPDLIASAQQPHHRYMSEDDRLDTYSYGESLGTLSPCSQDYDSPDMKQRRCSSPGYIDSPTFSRQGMSPSMPRSPLHYGYPGSESGRSSPYYGQDGRSITPTMYQPPKHFHVPATKSRTSEDILRSSRLSTYSPESYAQSESDYYPYTSSPRTYRAPRRRFSTGGDEETWNHGLQRIGSGIGRLILKEEMKARSGSYDNDPWGSARNSRSGSKETLNTTGYGSTAYNNTVNGSPQTQYSTNSDYGCKSASLPGYGRNGIQRPQSADCYQYQYDSSSEVNWGSREYQIYPYEALIVTTRGRNKLPKDVNRARLERHLSGEEFVQVFGMTVEDFDRLALWKRNELKKQARLF; encoded by the exons TGTGCAACTGCGACCTGGCCCGCTCTGGGTTCTTCCAAAAGAAGGGCGAGTATGTGTGCACGGCGGACTACCAGAGGCTGTACGGAACCCGCTGCGACCGCTGCGACGGCTTCATCACCGGGGAGGTTGTGTCCGCACTGGGCCGCACTTACCACCCCCGCTGCTTCGTCTGCAGCCTCTGCAG GAAACCCTTTCCCATTGGAGACAGAGTGACCTTCAGCGGAAAAGACTGTGTGTGCCAACAGTGCTCACACACCCTGGTCAAACCAAATGAACCAATCAGGATCCATGGACCCAGTC acTGTGCGGGGTGTGGGGATGAGATCAAGCAGGGTCAGTCTCTCCTGGCGCTAGAGAAGCAGTGGCACGTCAGCTGCTTCAGGTGCCATACCTGCAGCATCGCTCTCACTGGGGAGTACATCAGCAA GGACGGAGTGCCGTACTGCGAGACCCACTACCACGCCCAGTTCGGGGTGAAATGTGAGACGTGTTGCAGATACATCAGTGGCCGGGTTCTGGAG GCTGGAGGGAAGCACTACCACCCAACCTGTGCTCGTTGCTCTCGCTGCAACCTGATGTTCAAAGAGGGCGAGGAGATGTATCTGACAG GAAACGAGGTGTGGCACCCGTTGTGTAAGCAGGCTGCAAGGGCCGAGCGGAGACTcagg CACAGGCGCCTATCAGAGGCCTCCATCTCTCCACCGGGCTCCTCCATTGGCTCACCCAGCAGGGTGATATGC GCCAGATTGGAGAGTCAGATTCTAAATTATAAGGACTTGGCCGCCCTGCCCAGGGTCAAGGCCATATACGAGAGGCAGCCGGATCTCATAGCCTCCGCTCAACAGCCGCACCACAGATACATGTCAGAGGATGACAGGCTAGACACTTACAGCTATGGGGAG TCCCTTGGGACTCTGTCTCCGTGTTCCCAG GACTACGACAGCCCTGATATGAAGCAGAGAAGGTGCTCCAGTCCGGGATACATCGACTCGCCAACGTTCAGCCGCCAGGGAATGTCCCCCAGCATGCCTCGCTCCCCACTTCACTACGGCTACCCCG GTTCTGAAAGTGGGAGGAGCTCACCTTACTATGGACAGGATGGGCGGTCCATCACCCCTACCATGTATCAGCCCCCAAAACACTTCCACGTCCCAG CCACTAAAAGCAGGACCAGCGAGGACATCCTCCGATCTTCCAGGCTCTCCACCTATTCTCCAGAGTCCTACGCCCAGTCCGAGTCCGACTACTACCCCTACACCAGTTCACCTCGAA CGTACCGTGCTCCTCGGAGGCGCTTCTCcacaggaggagatgaggagaccTGGAATCACGGCCTTCAAAGA ATTGGGAGTGGCATCGGCAGGTTGATCCTAAAGGAGGAGATGAAAGCCAGATCTGGTTCCTATGACAACGACCCCTGGGGCAGTGCAAGGAATTCTCGCAGTGGGAGCAAGGAGACACTCAACACCACGGGCTACGGCTCCACGGCGTACAACAACACTGTCAACGGAT CTCCCCAAACTCAGTACTCCACCAACAGCG ACTATGGCTGTAAGTCAGCCTCTCTTCCTGGATACGGACGCAACGGAATCCAAAGG CCTCAGAGTGCCGACTGCTACCAGTACCAGTATGACTCCAGCAGTGAAGTTAACTGGGGAAGCAGAG AATACCAG ATTTATCCATATGAAGCACTCATTgtcaccactagagggcggaATAAGCTCCCAAAAGACGTAAACAGAGCAAGACTGGAG CGCCACCTGTCTGGGGAGGAGTTTGTCCAGGTGTTCGGGATGACGGTGGAGGACTTCGACCGGCTGGCTCTGTGGAAGAGGAACGAGCTGAAGAAGCAGGCTCGCCTCTTCTAA